The Rhododendron vialii isolate Sample 1 chromosome 6a, ASM3025357v1 genome includes a window with the following:
- the LOC131331042 gene encoding probable methyltransferase PMT28 gives MAVTRFGRQLQAKGSYGFCVKMTAVGVLGLCFILIWSLFSSSSVVSQRSTFGEFSEPVSANGKVFESQIRPGKNEPRKNQASKENKKSKFDFDLGKRDEKTVNGSESSVNKGGKEASNEEKEEKGNESAESDGEGLQKVDGGEKEEVEANDKEQEEDAVDGERQWNENSEEDAELIDGVDVDQEALEDGSDESKSKGKKKAKTGPLFDPKAHYTWKLCSTRSKHNYIPCIDVESAGGRLQSYRHHERSCPRTPPMCLVPLPLDGYGTPVRWPESKLKILYKNVAHPKLAAFVKTQSWVVESGEYLTFPQNQTELKGGVMHYLESIEEMLPDIEWGKNIRLVLDIGCTDSGFAAALLDKDVLTLTLGLKDDLVDLAQVALERGLPAVVSPFKNRRLPFPSIVFDAIHCGECHTLWHSNGGKLLLEMNRVLRPGGYFILSTQHDSIEVEEVMSNLTASICWNILAHKAVEISDVGVKIYQKPESNDIFELRRKKNPPLCKEDENPDSAWYNPIKSCLHTIPSSIEQRGTEWPEQWPKRLETYPDWMNNKEKLIADTLHWKAIVDKSYLAGMDIDWSNIRNVMDMKAINGGFAAALLQKEVWVMNVVHVHAPDTLPIIFERGLVGVYHDWCEPFGTYPRSYDLLHADHLFSRLKKRCKQPVAIVVEMDRIVRPGGWAIIRDKVEILDPLEGIFRSLHWEIRMTYNHEKEGIMCVQKTIWRP, from the exons atggctGTAACTAGGTTTGGTCGTCAACTTCAAGCAAAAGGGTCATATGGGTTCTGCGTAAAGATGACGGCTGTGGGTGTATTGGGTCTGTGTTTTATACTCATTTGGTCtctattttcctcttcttctgtgGTCTCTCAAAGGAGTACTTTTGGAGAATTTTCTGAACCAGTTTCTGCCAATGGCAAGGTTTTTGAGTCCCAGATTCGTCCCGGCAAAAACGAACCAAGAAAAAATCAAGCAagtaaagaaaacaagaaatcaaaatttgattttgatttgggAAAGAGAGACGAGAAAACGGTCAATGGGTCTGAGTCTTCTGTGAACAAGGGTGGAAAAGAAGCAAGTAATGaggaaaaggaggaaaagggAAATGAGTCGGCTGAATCTGACGGTGAAGGGTTGCAAAAAGTGGACGGCGGAGAAAAAGAGGAAGTAGAAGCAAATGATAaggaacaagaagaagatgcaGTAGACGGAGAACGGCAATGGAATGAGAATTCAGAAGAGGATGCTGAATTGATCGACGGCGTTGATGTGGACCAGGAAGCTTTGGAAGATGGGAGCGATGAGTCAAAAAGTAAAGGGAAGAAGAAAGCGAAAACCGGTCCCTTATTTGATCCGAAAGCCCATTATACATGGAAACTATGTAGCACAAGAAGCAAGCATAATTACATTCCTTGTATTGATGTTGAAAGTGCTGGTGGAAGACTGCAGAGTTATCGGCATCATGAGAGAAGCTGTCCTAGAACTCCTCCAATGTGCCTTGTTCCTCTTCCCCTTGATGGGTATGGGACTCCAGTAAGATGGCCAGAAAGCAAATTAAAG ATATTGTACAAGAATGTGGCACATCCAAAATTAGCTGCCTTTGTCAAGACGCAAAGTTGGGTGGTGGAATCCGGAGAATATCTCACTTTTCCCCAGAaccaaacggaattgaagggtgGGGTTATGCACTATCTTGAATCGATCGAAGAG ATGTTACCAGACATTGAATGGGGGAAAAACATTCGCCTAGTATTGGACATTGGATGTACAGATTCAGGCTTTGCTGCTGCTTTACTTGATAAGGATGTTTTGACACTTACGCTAGGCTTGAAGGATGATCTAGTGGACCTAGCACAGGTCGCTCTTGAACGTGGTCTTCCTGCAGTAGTCAGCCCTTTTAAGAATAGGAGACTTCCTTTCCCTAGTATCGTTTTTGATGCTATTCATTGTGGTGAATGCCACACACTTTGGCATTCTAATG GTGGAAAGCTGCTTCTAGAGATGAATAGGGTCTTGAGGCCTGGTGggtattttattttgtcaacTCAACATGACAGCATCGAAGTTGAAGAAG TTATGTCCAATCTGACAGCGTCTATTTGTTGGAATATCCTGGCTCATAAAGCCGTTGAAATCAGCGATGTTGGAGTCAAAATTTATCAGAAGCCAGAATCAAATGATATTTTTGAGttaagaagaaagaaaaatcccCCTTTATGCAAGGAAGATGAGAACCCAGATTCTGCCTG GTATAATCCAATAAAAAGTTGTTTGCACACCATCCCTTCTTCTATTGAACAACGTGGGACAGAGTGGCCTGAGCAATGGCCCAAGAGGCTGGAAACTTATCCTGACTGGATGAACAACAAAGAGAAACTGATTGCAGACACTCTGCACTGGAAAGCTATTGTTGACAAGTCTTACCTCGCTGGTATGGATATTGATTGGTCGAATATCCGGAATGTAATGGACATGAAAGCCATAAATGGGGG ATTTGCCGCTGCCCTCTTGCAAAAGGAGGTTTGGGTGATGAATGTGGTCCATGTGCATGCACCAGACACTCTTCCCATAATATTTGAGCGTGGTCTTGTTGGTGTCTACCATGACTGGTGTGAACCTTTCGGTACTTATCCTAGATCGTATGACCTTTTGCATGCTGATCATCTCTTCTCAAGACTTAAGAAAAG GTGTAAGCAGCCTGTAGCAATAGTTGTGGAGATGGATCGCATCGTAAGGCCAGGTGGTTGGGCTATTATACGCGATAAGGTGGAGATTCTTGATCCACTAGAAGGGATTTTCAGAAGTTTGCATTGGGAGATCCGTATGACCTATAATCATGAAAAAGAAGGTATCATGTGTGTCCAGAAAACCATTTGGCGGCCTTGA